One Cydia pomonella isolate Wapato2018A chromosome 15, ilCydPomo1, whole genome shotgun sequence DNA window includes the following coding sequences:
- the LOC133525922 gene encoding uncharacterized protein LOC133525922 isoform X1, with protein sequence MEESDNNSRVAGLLAYHLVNLVLQEGCMIANAALESGRPREYLSSRVNAVRSDLTFIIRAGEDATYVDTAVDNFIEGADNAKIESEPNVLVTSTPQKVADDKTKKENGQGDDLTEEQQHELNNSTSLFINHLFDISDVELGLSDHTNHAQNAEYNVLSPFCINNVMDFYMNAALDAFRITEEKERESVDKRVRISGNSSFSYIEEALEDYDKDVVFYVHQDDSPCTENVYEIPQDPMTSQMALQCDLDNKNENSELYENTYLTLNRDYDQCSDEEEYPIIEDPKGMLMQEIALLTANTSTDTGRSYDESREDIHNDHSKPREGLAATSGVSAGSRKSRLVHRWRLQGARFLACIRGWWRRKATGKRKAAESASQRPLSPGVRRRAASLLDHRVSSTVLTCHAKCNTINEALLNSHHWMDYTFETKPNECGDV encoded by the exons atggaAGAGAGTGACAATAATTCCCGTGTTGCAGGCTTACTTGCCTATCATTTAGTCAATCTAGTTCTGCAGGAGGGTTGTATGATTGCAAACGCCGCCTTAGAGTCGG GACGGCCTCGTGAATATTTGTCATCGAGAGTGAACGCCGTAAGATCAGATTTGACGTTCATTATTCGCGCAGGCGAAGACGCCACATATGTCGACACCGCGGTCGATAACTTCATCGAGGGGGCTGATAATGCTAAGATTGAGTCGGAACCAAATGTCTTGGTGACGTCTACACCGCAAAAAGTTGCAG acgataaaactaaaaaagaaaacGGCCAAGGAGACGACTTAACAGAGGAG CAACAACACGAGTTGAACAACTCTACATCTCTATTCATAAATCACTTGTTTGACATAAGTGACGTGGAATTAGGACTTAGCGACCATACAAATCATGCACAGAACGCTGAGTACAACGTTTTATCACCTTTctgtataaataatgtaatggaTTTTTACATGAACGCAGCACTTGATGCGTTCCGTATAACGGAAGAGAAAGAGAGAGAGTCTGTTGACAAACGAGTAAGGATTTCAGGAAATTCTTCCTTTTCTTACATAGAAGAAGCATTAGAAGATTATGACAAAGACGTGGTGTTCTACGTGCATCAAGACGATTCACCATGTACGGAAAATGTTTATGAGATACCGCAAGATCCAATGACGTCACAAATGGCCTTACag TGTGATCTTGATAACAAGAACGAAAATTcggaattatatgaaaataCGTATCTTACTCTGAACC gtGATTACGATCAATGCTCCGATGAAGAGGAGTATCCTATAATAGAAGATCCCAAGGGGATGTTGATGCAAGAAATCGCACTGCTCACAGCAAATACTTCTACCGATACTGGCCGCTCGTACGACGAGTCCCGGGAAGATATACATAAC GATCATAGCAAGCCACGAGAAGGTTTAGCCGCAACCTCCGGTGTCTCTGCCGGCTCCCGCAAAAGTAGACTTGTACATCGGTGGCGACTGCAGGGAGCCAGGTTCCTGGCCTGCATCCGGGGTTGGTGGCGACGCAAAGCTACTGGAAAACGCAAG GCTGCGGAATCGGCTAGCCAGCGGCCACTGTCACCGGGCgtgcgccgccgcgccgccagcCTGCTGGATCACCGCGTGTCCTCCACCGTGCTGACCTGCCACGCCAAGTGCAACACCATCAACGAGGCACTCCTCAACTCCCATCACTGGATGGATTACACTTTCGAAACTAAACCTAATGAATGTGGTGATGTCTAA
- the LOC133525924 gene encoding myosin light chain 1-like isoform X2, with product MSDLSKNDVERASFAFSIYDFDGSGKVDAFNLGDVLRALNFNPTLATIEKLGGTKKKGEKFLTVEEFLPIYSSAKKDKDQGGYEDFLECLKLYDKNENGMMLGAELTHTLLALGEKLDDKEVDEVVKDCMDPEDDDGMIPYAPFLKKVMA from the exons ATG AGCGACCTCAGCAAGAACGACGTCGAAA GGGCATCCTTCGCCTTCTCCATCTACGATTTCGACGGCAGTGGCAAGGTGGACGCGTTTAACCTCGGCGATGTCCTAAGGGCGCTCAACTTCAACCCCACACTTGCCACCATCGAGAAGCTCGGCGGCACCAAGAAGAAGGGCGAGAAGTTCCTTACT GTCGAAGAGTTCCTTCCCATCTACTCCTCAGCGAAAAAGGACAAAGACCAGGGAGGTTATGAAGACTTCCTGGAATGTCTGAAGCTGTACGACAAGAACGAAAACGGCATGATGCTCGGCGCCGAGCTTACACACACACTTCTCGCGCTAG GCGAGAAGCTTGATGACAAAGAGGTCGATGAGGTCGTCAAGGACTGCATGGACCCAGAAGATGACGATGGCATGATTCCCTATGCGC CATTCCTGAAGAAGGTGATGGCGTAG
- the LOC133525922 gene encoding uncharacterized protein LOC133525922 isoform X2 has translation MEESDNNSRVAGLLAYHLVNLVLQEGCMIANAALESGRPREYLSSRVNAVRSDLTFIIRAGEDATYVDTAVDNFIEGADNAKIESEPNVLVTSTPQKVADDKTKKENGQGDDLTEEQQHELNNSTSLFINHLFDISDVELGLSDHTNHAQNAEYNVLSPFCINNVMDFYMNAALDAFRITEEKERESVDKRVRISGNSSFSYIEEALEDYDKDVVFYVHQDDSPCTENVYEIPQDPMTSQMALQDHSKPREGLAATSGVSAGSRKSRLVHRWRLQGARFLACIRGWWRRKATGKRKAAESASQRPLSPGVRRRAASLLDHRVSSTVLTCHAKCNTINEALLNSHHWMDYTFETKPNECGDV, from the exons atggaAGAGAGTGACAATAATTCCCGTGTTGCAGGCTTACTTGCCTATCATTTAGTCAATCTAGTTCTGCAGGAGGGTTGTATGATTGCAAACGCCGCCTTAGAGTCGG GACGGCCTCGTGAATATTTGTCATCGAGAGTGAACGCCGTAAGATCAGATTTGACGTTCATTATTCGCGCAGGCGAAGACGCCACATATGTCGACACCGCGGTCGATAACTTCATCGAGGGGGCTGATAATGCTAAGATTGAGTCGGAACCAAATGTCTTGGTGACGTCTACACCGCAAAAAGTTGCAG acgataaaactaaaaaagaaaacGGCCAAGGAGACGACTTAACAGAGGAG CAACAACACGAGTTGAACAACTCTACATCTCTATTCATAAATCACTTGTTTGACATAAGTGACGTGGAATTAGGACTTAGCGACCATACAAATCATGCACAGAACGCTGAGTACAACGTTTTATCACCTTTctgtataaataatgtaatggaTTTTTACATGAACGCAGCACTTGATGCGTTCCGTATAACGGAAGAGAAAGAGAGAGAGTCTGTTGACAAACGAGTAAGGATTTCAGGAAATTCTTCCTTTTCTTACATAGAAGAAGCATTAGAAGATTATGACAAAGACGTGGTGTTCTACGTGCATCAAGACGATTCACCATGTACGGAAAATGTTTATGAGATACCGCAAGATCCAATGACGTCACAAATGGCCTTACag GATCATAGCAAGCCACGAGAAGGTTTAGCCGCAACCTCCGGTGTCTCTGCCGGCTCCCGCAAAAGTAGACTTGTACATCGGTGGCGACTGCAGGGAGCCAGGTTCCTGGCCTGCATCCGGGGTTGGTGGCGACGCAAAGCTACTGGAAAACGCAAG GCTGCGGAATCGGCTAGCCAGCGGCCACTGTCACCGGGCgtgcgccgccgcgccgccagcCTGCTGGATCACCGCGTGTCCTCCACCGTGCTGACCTGCCACGCCAAGTGCAACACCATCAACGAGGCACTCCTCAACTCCCATCACTGGATGGATTACACTTTCGAAACTAAACCTAATGAATGTGGTGATGTCTAA
- the LOC133525924 gene encoding myosin light chain 1-like isoform X1: MSDLSKNDVERASFAFSIYDFDGSGKVDAFNLGDVLRALNFNPTLATIEKLGGTKKKGEKFLTVEEFLPIYSSAKKDKDQGGYEDFLECLKLYDKNENGMMLGAELTHTLLALGEKLDDKEVDEVVKDCMDPEDDDGMIPYAPFLQKMCDKALGGEEGAAPAEG; the protein is encoded by the exons ATG AGCGACCTCAGCAAGAACGACGTCGAAA GGGCATCCTTCGCCTTCTCCATCTACGATTTCGACGGCAGTGGCAAGGTGGACGCGTTTAACCTCGGCGATGTCCTAAGGGCGCTCAACTTCAACCCCACACTTGCCACCATCGAGAAGCTCGGCGGCACCAAGAAGAAGGGCGAGAAGTTCCTTACT GTCGAAGAGTTCCTTCCCATCTACTCCTCAGCGAAAAAGGACAAAGACCAGGGAGGTTATGAAGACTTCCTGGAATGTCTGAAGCTGTACGACAAGAACGAAAACGGCATGATGCTCGGCGCCGAGCTTACACACACACTTCTCGCGCTAG GCGAGAAGCTTGATGACAAAGAGGTCGATGAGGTCGTCAAGGACTGCATGGACCCAGAAGATGACGATGGCATGATTCCCTATGCGC CTTTCCTACAAAAAATGTGCGACAAAGCTTTGGGCGGCGAGGAAGGAGCGGCGCCTGCGGAGGGCTAA